From the Desulfobacteraceae bacterium genome, the window AGTCAACCGATGTGGAGGTTATCATTACTAAAAATGGACGACCCGCGGCGGTTTTAGTAAGTCCCGATGAATTCGAAGGTTGGCGGGAGACAATTGCGATAAAATCTGATGGAGACTTGATGCGCGAGATAAAAAAAGGCATTGCAGCTCTAAAGAAAAAACCTAAGATATATACCTTAGAAGAGCTTTTCGAGTAAATAATGGCATCG encodes:
- a CDS encoding type II toxin-antitoxin system Phd/YefM family antitoxin produces the protein METLSLSEAKMKLSELVEKVQSTDVEVIITKNGRPAAVLVSPDEFEGWRETIAIKSDGDLMREIKKGIAALKKKPKIYTLEELFE